A stretch of Gossypium hirsutum isolate 1008001.06 chromosome A06, Gossypium_hirsutum_v2.1, whole genome shotgun sequence DNA encodes these proteins:
- the LOC107962951 gene encoding DNA-binding protein HEXBP, producing MKRIMDTEEEEAEFLSAVEAAESFAKRRKPNQDETEGAYTAALKGSKSRFWQHINPLNTWQCKSRVAASAAAGSDSEKTCPCGSGPCLILTAHTERNRGRMFYKCPLRQENGGCGFFLWCGNDIASQTNNTPMPTKVSSGGSFQSCNDHNVSTAPLVSASKGYCNMNDRSNNAYTIRTGSSCFKCGKDGHWAKDCHVSSSDSPAEFGGKPAKSGTCYKCGKPGHWARDCTSKNAGNSSKSVSNLASY from the exons ATGAAGAGAATAATGGATACGGAAGAGGAAGAGGCGGAGTTCCTGTCGGCAGTGGAGGCTGCTGAATCATTTGCCAAGCGCCGTAAACCTAACCAAGACGAAACGGAGGGAGCCTACACTGCTGCCCTCAAAGGGAGCAAAAGCCGTTTCTGGCAACACATTAACCCCCTTAATACCTGGCAGTGCAAGAGCAGAGTTGCTGCTTCAGCTGCAGCGGGATCAGATTCAGAGAAGACTTGCCCCTGCGGCTCCGGTCCCTGTTTGATTCTCACTGCTCATACTGAAAGGAATCGCGGCCGCATGTTCTATAAATGTCCTCTCCGACAG GAAAATGGAGGCTGTGGTTTTTTCTTGTGGTGTGGCAATGACATTGCCTCCCAAACTAATAACACTCCTATGCCTACCAAG GTAAGTTCTGGGGGTTCCTTCCAATCATGCAATGATCACAATGTATCAACTGCTCCTCTAGTTAGCGCTTCTAAAGGCTACTGCAATATGAATGATCGAAGCAACAACGCCTATACCATAAGAACCGGATCTTCATGCTTCAAATGTGGAAAGGATGGGCACTGGGCTAAAGATTGTCATGTTTCTTCATCAGATTCTCCCGCTGAATTTGGAGGAAAGCCTGCTAAATCTGGCACATGCTATAAATGCGGTAAGCCTGGGCACTGGGCCAGGGATTGCACCTCCAAGAATGCCGGAAATAGCTCTAAGTCAGTGTCAAATTTGGCTAGTTATTAG